CGACCGCGAGGGCACCATCCTTCTCAGCCCTCACAGCAGAAATGATCGCTTCCTCCATAGTCGCCGCAGGGTATTCTTTAACTCTGATGTTCTTACCGCCGATCTTAATCGTGCGTTCCTCAATTTTCTCAAGGACTGGCCTACTTGCAATGACAGCGATGAAATTGCCTGTCGGATGTTTCTCAAGTTTGCGTACTGCCAGAATGATATTCCTCACTGTCCGCAGATTTGGCTCTCTCTTATCCTGCATGATTTTGTAAATTGTGCTCATCGAAAG
This DNA window, taken from Methanomassiliicoccales archaeon, encodes the following:
- a CDS encoding helix-turn-helix domain-containing protein, whose amino-acid sequence is MALENELIAGILRGEGGFREALRKVLEEDLQMSVSEFCAKTGLSMSTIYKIMQDKREPNLRTVRNIILAVRKLEKHPTGNFIAVIASRPVLEKIEERTIKIGGKNIRVKEYPAATMEEAIISAVRAEKDGALAVVCAPIVAPTVEKILSVPVTVVIPHDSVLRAIELAAKKVY